From a region of the Salinispira pacifica genome:
- the efp gene encoding elongation factor P, with amino-acid sequence MIKAGQVAKGMCLIMKNAPHLVVEREFVNPGKGSAFVRLKLKNLVTGSSLKETIKSNDNVEEADVYEKSSQFLYADPEGYHFMDAETYDQFLVPTEGLEDKGLYMKEGDTYRIVFFDEKAIDIVLPTKLVFVVTEAPEAIKGDTVNGATKVVTCETGLTVKVPIFIKQDEKILVNTETGEYVERVNK; translated from the coding sequence ATGATAAAAGCAGGCCAAGTAGCCAAGGGAATGTGTCTGATAATGAAAAACGCTCCCCATCTTGTAGTGGAGCGGGAATTTGTAAATCCCGGAAAGGGAAGCGCATTCGTACGGCTGAAGTTGAAGAATCTGGTGACAGGATCGTCACTGAAAGAAACAATTAAATCAAACGATAATGTGGAAGAAGCAGATGTGTACGAAAAGAGCAGTCAGTTTCTCTACGCCGACCCGGAAGGGTATCATTTCATGGATGCGGAAACCTATGATCAGTTCCTGGTTCCCACCGAGGGGCTGGAAGACAAGGGCCTGTACATGAAGGAAGGAGATACATACCGCATAGTCTTCTTCGATGAAAAGGCAATCGACATCGTTCTTCCAACCAAACTGGTATTTGTGGTTACTGAAGCCCCTGAGGCGATCAAAGGCGATACGGTGAACGGCGCAACCAAGGTGGTAACCTGTGAAACCGGCCTGACGGTAAAAGTACCCATCTTCATCAAGCAGGATGAAAAGATTCTGGTGAACACCGAGACCGGTGAGTACGTTGAACGGGTTAACAAGTAA
- a CDS encoding EF-P lysine aminoacylase GenX yields the protein MTRELYTARLNIIQGIREFFSNREYLEVHTPLMAEYCIPESTIPLFHTRQYHPWEDGTNLQLLPSPEYYMKQLLASGWGDMFQISGSFRNGETGGSIHLREFTMLEYYAVHTDYMGSMGITQDFIRYLLTLPGTAPPVRERWKNIPFRRISMQEAFLQHAAVDLEGILTPGSQPHPADREALFHICREKDLKPETTDSWEVLFNRIFLNLVEPELCRDPSPVFLYNYPAKLSSLSRLTADGLWNERWELYWQGVELANCFSEENNQENIEAFFRNEIREIELRNREAQQDGGDFNPPTRADREFSRKIAGLPPCSGTAMGVDRLLMILLGKNSIRDVVPFS from the coding sequence ATGACCAGGGAACTGTATACCGCCCGCCTGAATATCATACAGGGAATCAGAGAATTCTTCAGCAACCGGGAATATCTTGAAGTTCACACTCCGCTGATGGCGGAATACTGTATTCCCGAATCCACCATCCCCCTTTTTCACACCCGTCAATATCACCCCTGGGAAGATGGAACAAACCTTCAGCTATTGCCCTCCCCTGAGTATTACATGAAACAACTGCTTGCTTCAGGGTGGGGAGATATGTTTCAGATTTCCGGCAGTTTCAGAAACGGAGAAACCGGCGGCAGCATCCACCTGAGAGAATTCACCATGCTGGAATACTACGCCGTTCATACCGATTATATGGGAAGCATGGGGATTACTCAGGATTTCATCCGTTACCTTCTCACACTCCCCGGTACCGCACCACCCGTCAGGGAGCGCTGGAAAAATATTCCCTTCCGCCGCATCTCCATGCAGGAGGCGTTCCTTCAACATGCCGCGGTCGATCTGGAAGGGATCCTCACTCCGGGTTCGCAACCGCATCCCGCAGACCGGGAAGCTCTATTCCATATATGCCGGGAGAAGGATCTAAAGCCGGAAACAACCGATAGCTGGGAGGTTCTGTTTAACCGCATATTTCTCAATCTGGTGGAACCCGAACTCTGCCGGGATCCTTCCCCGGTTTTTCTGTACAATTATCCTGCAAAACTATCAAGTCTGTCCCGGCTCACCGCAGACGGTCTCTGGAACGAACGATGGGAGCTGTATTGGCAGGGAGTGGAACTTGCCAACTGTTTCAGTGAAGAAAACAATCAGGAAAATATCGAAGCGTTTTTCCGTAACGAGATCCGGGAAATAGAACTCCGGAACCGGGAAGCACAGCAGGACGGCGGGGATTTCAACCCGCCGACCCGGGCGGACCGGGAGTTCAGCCGCAAAATTGCCGGTCTGCCGCCCTGCAGCGGCACAGCCATGGGCGTGGACAGGCTGCTGATGATACTGCTGGGAAAGAACAGCATCCGGGATGTGGTTCCGTTTTCCTGA
- a CDS encoding FAD-dependent oxidoreductase, protein MSDTVEKVIIIGSGPAGHTAAIYAARAELSPLMFEGFMAGGVAAGGQLTTTTEVENYPGFPKGITGPELMDQMKEQSIHHGTRIITETVESVDLNSTPKKVFVGSGDKAQTYLAETVIIATGATAKRLHIKGEDVLWQKGISACAVCDGALPMFREQPLVVIGGGDSACEEASYLAKFGSTVHMLVRRDELRASKAMQKRVFNNEKIKIHWNTNALEAVGSEPNAFGQSFLEAVKVKNNKTGEESSIEAKGLFYAIGHTPNTAFLDGQLPVDDAGYVVAEPGTTATSISGCLHAEM, encoded by the coding sequence ATGAGCGATACAGTGGAAAAAGTCATTATTATTGGAAGCGGACCTGCGGGACATACCGCAGCAATTTATGCAGCACGGGCGGAACTCTCCCCGCTGATGTTCGAAGGTTTTATGGCCGGAGGAGTAGCTGCCGGCGGCCAGTTGACCACAACCACTGAAGTTGAAAACTACCCCGGATTTCCCAAGGGCATTACCGGTCCCGAACTGATGGATCAGATGAAGGAACAGAGTATTCACCACGGAACCCGGATCATCACTGAAACCGTGGAGTCAGTGGATCTCAACAGTACTCCCAAGAAGGTATTTGTGGGCAGCGGAGACAAGGCTCAGACATACCTGGCAGAGACGGTGATCATTGCAACAGGCGCCACCGCCAAAAGACTTCACATCAAGGGTGAAGATGTGCTCTGGCAGAAAGGAATCTCAGCCTGTGCGGTATGCGACGGCGCCCTTCCCATGTTCCGTGAACAGCCCCTTGTGGTGATCGGCGGAGGCGATTCGGCCTGCGAAGAAGCCAGCTATCTGGCGAAGTTCGGAAGCACAGTGCATATGCTTGTACGCAGGGATGAACTGAGGGCCAGCAAAGCCATGCAGAAACGGGTATTCAACAATGAGAAAATCAAAATTCACTGGAACACCAATGCCCTGGAAGCTGTGGGCAGCGAACCAAACGCATTCGGGCAGAGTTTTCTTGAAGCAGTGAAGGTGAAAAACAATAAAACCGGCGAAGAAAGCAGCATTGAAGCCAAGGGGCTGTTCTACGCCATCGGCCACACCCCCAACACCGCATTTCTCGACGGCCAGCTCCCGGTGGATGATGCGGGCTATGTGGTGGCAGAGCCGGGAACAACCGCCACCTCAATTTCCGGGTGTTTGCATGCGGAGATGTGA
- a CDS encoding hydrolase, with product MSSEQHTISHELGRQEFGSPEYTGVFPSREDAIALMKDWVENPRLQLHMMQVGGVLKAWAEEKLSLDASAAEKWEVAGILHDADWDKWPDEHCRKIIEHLESQGCDPELLHAIASHSPSFFAVTPVSTLDHMLYAFDELSGFIHAVSLVRPGGYEGMKVKSVKKKLKEKSFAAQVNRDDIHDAASRIETGLDELIQFISNHQPKISLE from the coding sequence ATGAGCAGCGAACAACATACTATATCACATGAACTGGGTCGTCAGGAATTCGGTTCTCCGGAATACACGGGAGTTTTTCCCTCCAGAGAAGATGCAATTGCCCTCATGAAGGACTGGGTGGAAAATCCCCGCCTCCAGCTGCATATGATGCAGGTGGGGGGCGTGCTCAAAGCCTGGGCCGAGGAGAAGCTGTCTCTGGATGCGTCAGCTGCGGAAAAGTGGGAAGTGGCTGGTATTCTCCATGATGCCGACTGGGACAAATGGCCGGATGAACACTGCAGGAAAATTATCGAGCATCTGGAATCCCAGGGCTGTGACCCTGAGCTTCTCCACGCCATTGCCTCCCACTCCCCTTCGTTCTTCGCTGTGACTCCCGTAAGCACCCTGGACCACATGCTGTATGCCTTTGATGAACTCAGCGGCTTTATCCATGCGGTGAGTCTGGTGCGCCCCGGAGGATACGAAGGCATGAAGGTGAAATCGGTGAAGAAGAAACTGAAAGAGAAAAGCTTTGCCGCCCAGGTGAACCGCGATGACATTCACGATGCGGCATCCCGGATCGAAACCGGCCTGGATGAGCTCATCCAGTTTATCAGCAACCATCAGCCGAAGATTTCCCTGGAGTAA
- a CDS encoding iron-containing alcohol dehydrogenase — protein MKNFRFKNPVEIRFGKGTIADLGELLGDETKIFLLYGGGSIKKNGVYEQVKHGLTGKNIVEFGGIEANPQYETCMKAVKEVQASSATFVLSVGGGSVLDAAKFIAAAAVLENKDPWGIVTGDVSISTALPLGAVMTLPATGSEMNSNSVISRKEWGEKRGWSSDHVLPRFSILDPETTFSLPERQAANGVVDSFVHVMEQYLTYPVNSPIQDRFAEAILLTLIEEGPKVLTDPGNYDVRANIFWASTMALNRLIGVGVVQDWATHGIGHELTALYGIDHARTLAVTLPGVMQFKRQQKREKLIQYAERVWNITQGDGDVKIDEAIAKTVLFFGKMGVPTTLGDYQLGGEAAQAAAENIRKKGWKLGEHRDIGPEEVEQILLLRA, from the coding sequence ATGAAAAATTTCAGATTCAAAAACCCGGTTGAGATCCGTTTCGGAAAGGGAACTATTGCTGATCTTGGGGAATTACTCGGGGATGAAACGAAGATCTTTCTCCTCTACGGCGGGGGATCGATTAAGAAAAACGGGGTGTATGAGCAAGTAAAACACGGCCTTACCGGCAAAAATATTGTTGAATTCGGCGGGATTGAGGCCAACCCCCAGTATGAAACCTGCATGAAGGCTGTGAAGGAGGTTCAGGCCAGCTCTGCAACCTTCGTGTTGTCTGTGGGAGGCGGTTCGGTTCTGGATGCGGCAAAATTCATTGCTGCGGCGGCGGTTCTGGAAAATAAGGATCCCTGGGGCATAGTAACCGGAGATGTGAGTATCAGCACCGCACTTCCCCTGGGAGCGGTGATGACCCTCCCTGCAACCGGGTCGGAGATGAACAGTAATTCGGTAATTTCCCGGAAGGAATGGGGGGAAAAACGGGGCTGGTCCAGTGACCATGTGCTTCCCCGCTTTTCGATACTGGATCCGGAAACAACCTTCAGCCTGCCGGAACGTCAGGCCGCCAACGGCGTTGTCGACAGCTTCGTTCACGTCATGGAGCAATATCTCACATATCCGGTGAACTCACCCATACAGGACAGATTTGCGGAAGCAATCCTTCTTACCCTGATAGAAGAAGGGCCCAAGGTGCTTACAGATCCCGGCAATTACGATGTGAGGGCGAATATTTTCTGGGCTTCAACCATGGCGCTGAACAGACTCATCGGCGTGGGAGTGGTGCAGGACTGGGCGACCCACGGAATCGGTCATGAGCTCACCGCCCTCTACGGTATTGATCATGCCCGGACCCTTGCGGTGACCCTGCCCGGGGTAATGCAGTTCAAGCGGCAGCAGAAGCGGGAGAAACTGATTCAGTACGCCGAACGGGTGTGGAATATCACCCAGGGGGATGGTGATGTGAAAATCGACGAGGCCATTGCCAAAACCGTTCTGTTTTTCGGAAAAATGGGCGTACCCACCACTCTGGGGGATTATCAGCTTGGCGGAGAAGCCGCCCAAGCAGCTGCGGAAAATATCCGGAAAAAAGGCTGGAAGCTGGGTGAGCACCGGGATATCGGTCCTGAAGAGGTGGAGCAGATTCTCCTGCTCCGGGCATAG
- the gdhA gene encoding NADP-specific glutamate dehydrogenase translates to MNSYAQTVLDQLSSKYHWEPEFLQAVEEVLQTLSPLLSEEPKYARYRILERIVEPERIIIFRVPWVDDQGEIRVNSGYRVEFNSALGPYKGGLRFHPSVNLSILKFLGFEQTFKNSLTGMPMGGGKGGSDFDPKGKSEMEVMRFSQSFMSELFRHIGPNTDVPAGDIGVGGREIGFLYGQYKRLRLENTGVLTGKGRDWGGSLIRPEATGYGSMYFAKEMVEAGGESMEGKRISVSGFGNVAWGVCKKATELGAKVITISGPDGFILDEEGINTEEKWEYLLELRASNNDVVAPYADMFKAEFFPGKRPWAVPVDMAVPCAIQNELNGEDAAQLIANGVKYVVETSNMGCTADAAVKFITSNVLFAPGKAANAGGVATSGLEMSQNAMRLAWTREEVDEKLQRIMVNIHNNCREASASVGYDGNYVVGANVAGFRKVADAMIDQGVV, encoded by the coding sequence ATGAACAGCTATGCACAGACGGTCCTTGATCAACTCAGCAGCAAGTATCATTGGGAGCCTGAATTTCTTCAGGCCGTGGAAGAGGTTTTACAGACCCTGTCCCCATTGTTATCTGAAGAACCCAAGTATGCCCGGTATCGGATTCTTGAACGAATCGTGGAACCCGAGCGTATTATCATTTTCAGGGTACCCTGGGTTGACGATCAGGGAGAGATCAGGGTGAACAGCGGATACCGTGTGGAGTTTAATTCCGCACTTGGGCCCTACAAGGGAGGCCTCAGGTTCCACCCATCTGTCAATCTGAGCATTCTCAAGTTTCTGGGATTCGAACAGACCTTTAAAAACAGCCTTACCGGTATGCCCATGGGCGGGGGAAAAGGGGGGAGCGACTTCGACCCCAAAGGCAAGAGCGAAATGGAAGTGATGCGTTTTTCCCAAAGCTTCATGAGCGAACTTTTTCGCCACATCGGCCCCAATACTGATGTACCAGCAGGTGACATCGGTGTGGGAGGCCGTGAAATCGGCTTTCTGTACGGACAGTACAAGCGTCTCCGTCTTGAGAACACCGGGGTTTTGACCGGAAAAGGAAGAGACTGGGGAGGATCCCTGATCAGGCCTGAAGCTACCGGCTACGGCTCCATGTACTTTGCCAAGGAGATGGTGGAGGCCGGGGGAGAATCGATGGAAGGCAAAAGAATCTCCGTCTCCGGTTTCGGCAATGTTGCCTGGGGTGTGTGTAAAAAAGCCACTGAACTGGGGGCCAAAGTTATTACCATCTCGGGACCTGACGGTTTCATTCTGGATGAAGAGGGAATCAATACCGAGGAAAAATGGGAATATCTGCTTGAGCTGCGGGCCAGCAATAATGACGTGGTGGCTCCATATGCCGATATGTTTAAAGCCGAATTTTTTCCCGGGAAACGACCCTGGGCAGTCCCTGTTGATATGGCCGTACCCTGCGCCATCCAGAATGAGCTGAACGGTGAAGATGCCGCACAGCTTATCGCCAACGGGGTGAAATATGTTGTGGAGACCAGCAATATGGGCTGTACTGCAGATGCGGCGGTGAAGTTTATCACATCCAATGTATTGTTCGCGCCGGGAAAGGCCGCAAATGCCGGAGGAGTTGCCACCAGCGGGCTGGAAATGAGTCAGAATGCCATGAGGCTGGCATGGACCCGTGAGGAAGTGGACGAAAAACTCCAGAGGATCATGGTAAATATTCATAATAACTGCCGTGAAGCTTCTGCCTCGGTGGGCTATGACGGGAACTATGTGGTGGGTGCCAATGTTGCCGGGTTCAGAAAGGTCGCCGATGCAATGATCGATCAGGGAGTTGTGTAA
- a CDS encoding RrF2 family transcriptional regulator gives MRITTKGRYALRAMTNLALSNQDRPKAIKVIAAEEEISPEFLEQIFFRLKKSGVINSVRGPGGGFILNKDPEEISVKDIFEAVDEGLDLTPCSTCNENGEFDCAKVDTCLVHDVWREANDHINRFFDGITLARVMNKDSSSPLSKVLAGEEIKLS, from the coding sequence ATGAGAATAACTACCAAAGGCCGCTATGCATTGCGGGCCATGACAAATCTGGCACTTTCCAATCAGGACAGACCCAAGGCAATTAAGGTAATTGCCGCTGAAGAGGAAATATCGCCTGAATTTCTGGAACAGATCTTCTTCCGGCTGAAAAAGTCCGGTGTAATCAATTCTGTGCGGGGACCCGGCGGAGGCTTCATCCTCAATAAGGACCCTGAGGAGATCTCGGTTAAAGATATTTTTGAGGCCGTGGATGAAGGTCTGGATCTTACTCCCTGCAGCACCTGCAATGAAAACGGGGAGTTTGACTGCGCAAAGGTTGATACCTGTCTGGTTCACGATGTATGGCGGGAAGCAAACGATCACATCAATCGGTTCTTTGACGGCATAACACTGGCCCGGGTGATGAATAAGGATTCCAGTTCCCCCCTGAGCAAGGTACTTGCCGGAGAGGAAATCAAGCTGAGCTGA
- a CDS encoding MalY/PatB family protein, whose protein sequence is MEFSRRGSGSVKWDLAAQDVLPMWVADMDLPAPEAVIESLHKRLEHPYLGYGMVQPDFYESFSGWAKRRQGWNPVPEWLEFIPSVMAGLRLAVDEFSSPGDGVIVPSPVYHPFLEVPGHRGRKRVDWYLQFSHSDGQYHMDIDRLRELAELKENSVLLLCNPHNPLGKVWSPEELAELLEVCIENDVAVISDEIHADLVYSGGTFTPLIPVLREMDPAHPAVSIQSPSKTFNIPGIASALYISSSRDLLKRLRARAAAWGHELPNVLALEAATAAYRHGDGWMDETLALLESNRNVVTDFVDQTISPLGLEESPVPMGTYLYWLDLRQGERIKGIHGVDSYRNLKKQAGLWLSPGYQFSPEDSSHGSGFFRMNFACPRQLLNEGLSRLEKWLEE, encoded by the coding sequence ATGGAGTTCAGCAGACGTGGCAGCGGATCGGTGAAATGGGATTTGGCGGCACAGGATGTTCTTCCAATGTGGGTTGCGGACATGGACCTGCCCGCCCCCGAGGCAGTTATTGAGAGTCTGCACAAACGGCTGGAGCACCCCTATCTGGGATACGGCATGGTGCAGCCGGATTTTTACGAAAGCTTCTCCGGATGGGCGAAACGGCGGCAGGGCTGGAACCCGGTCCCGGAATGGCTGGAATTTATCCCCTCGGTGATGGCCGGGCTGCGCCTGGCGGTTGATGAATTCAGTTCGCCGGGAGACGGAGTGATTGTACCGTCGCCGGTGTATCATCCTTTTCTTGAAGTTCCCGGCCACAGGGGCCGCAAGCGTGTGGACTGGTATCTTCAGTTTTCCCACAGTGACGGCCAGTATCATATGGATATTGACCGTCTGCGGGAGCTGGCCGAGCTGAAGGAAAACAGCGTTCTTCTGTTGTGTAATCCCCATAATCCCTTGGGTAAGGTGTGGAGCCCCGAAGAACTGGCGGAGCTGCTGGAAGTCTGCATTGAAAACGATGTGGCGGTAATATCCGATGAAATTCACGCAGACCTGGTGTATTCCGGTGGGACGTTCACACCCCTGATTCCCGTTCTCAGGGAAATGGACCCCGCACATCCGGCGGTATCCATTCAATCTCCCAGCAAAACCTTCAATATACCCGGCATTGCGTCCGCGCTGTATATCAGTTCATCCCGGGATCTGCTGAAGCGTCTGAGAGCACGTGCCGCAGCCTGGGGACATGAGCTTCCCAACGTACTCGCTCTGGAAGCCGCCACCGCTGCGTACCGACATGGAGACGGCTGGATGGATGAAACCCTGGCACTCCTTGAATCCAACAGGAACGTGGTGACAGATTTTGTGGACCAGACCATCAGTCCCCTTGGACTGGAAGAGAGTCCGGTACCCATGGGAACCTATCTGTACTGGCTGGATCTTCGCCAGGGGGAGCGGATCAAGGGGATTCATGGAGTCGACAGTTACCGGAATTTGAAAAAACAGGCAGGGTTGTGGCTGAGTCCGGGCTATCAGTTTTCCCCGGAAGACTCCAGTCACGGCAGCGGATTCTTCCGCATGAATTTTGCCTGCCCCCGGCAGCTTCTGAACGAGGGGCTCAGCCGGTTGGAAAAATGGCTCGAAGAATGA
- a CDS encoding methyl-accepting chemotaxis protein — MKIKEQFNGKYIGADKDIESKADSLFTVHIFLILGLVFVSLMFLISGEYQRLLLSGVLLVLFFTSFALGFAGRYRTSSSMLSFSSFIFLLSMVLTNDPGHPYALHMTAFYLTAVVMMTSLITVGKAGTLITYGLAMATVGAVFYVFFAGVLPANPEASVATLAGKYLGFVLVLLVFIAHFVMKKQRIAVKLIGEAQELAAESQEKNNAVTSMLGEVRKGIGITSKLISEVETIQERMRSANEKTDAIRKDMENFTLYFRESGEQLDSIGEQIGNVNKVIYSQSSAQEESAAATNQIISSISRVAQIAEEKQQSALELNKITESGGAQLRETVEIIQGISSNVDSIMEMVTLINNIASQTNLLSMNAAIEAAHAGDAGRGFSVVAEEIRKLAEGSARNASNIARVLKEVVNNITKGHESGNSTLNAFMRVQQEVESTTASFTEIVQRTQELSSGSSEIQHSLQGLSDLTRDVRQGSDDISESQQVVQNHIAATGERIGGIVEDLDVISRGNKEIEAAINHISAIAADLKRLNHDLENLG, encoded by the coding sequence ATGAAGATCAAAGAACAATTCAATGGCAAGTACATCGGGGCGGACAAGGATATTGAATCCAAGGCGGACAGCCTGTTCACCGTTCACATATTTCTCATTCTTGGGCTGGTTTTTGTCAGCCTGATGTTTCTGATATCCGGGGAATATCAGCGTCTGCTGCTCTCAGGGGTTCTGTTAGTTTTATTTTTCACCAGCTTCGCCCTGGGATTCGCCGGCCGCTACCGGACTTCTTCCAGCATGCTGTCGTTCTCAAGCTTCATATTTCTTCTCTCTATGGTGCTGACCAACGATCCAGGCCATCCCTATGCTCTGCACATGACTGCCTTTTATCTCACTGCGGTTGTCATGATGACCTCCCTGATCACTGTGGGGAAGGCGGGTACGCTGATCACCTACGGCCTGGCCATGGCAACCGTTGGAGCGGTATTTTATGTTTTTTTCGCGGGGGTTCTCCCGGCCAATCCCGAGGCATCTGTTGCAACCCTCGCCGGGAAGTATCTGGGGTTTGTCCTGGTGCTCCTGGTGTTCATTGCCCATTTTGTGATGAAAAAACAGCGCATCGCGGTGAAGCTGATTGGTGAGGCTCAGGAGCTGGCCGCGGAAAGCCAGGAGAAGAACAATGCCGTCACATCCATGCTGGGGGAGGTGCGAAAAGGAATCGGAATTACCAGCAAGCTGATATCCGAGGTGGAAACCATCCAGGAGCGCATGCGCTCAGCAAATGAGAAAACCGATGCAATCCGCAAGGATATGGAAAACTTCACCCTCTATTTCCGGGAATCCGGGGAACAGCTGGACAGCATCGGCGAACAGATCGGAAATGTGAACAAGGTAATATACAGCCAGTCCTCGGCTCAGGAAGAATCGGCGGCGGCAACCAATCAGATTATCAGTTCCATATCCCGGGTTGCCCAGATTGCCGAGGAGAAGCAGCAGAGTGCCCTTGAGCTGAACAAGATCACCGAATCCGGAGGCGCGCAGCTGAGGGAGACGGTGGAAATTATCCAGGGGATTTCATCAAACGTGGATTCCATAATGGAGATGGTCACCCTGATCAATAACATTGCTTCCCAGACCAATCTTCTTTCTATGAATGCGGCAATTGAAGCCGCCCATGCAGGGGATGCAGGGCGTGGGTTTTCGGTGGTTGCAGAAGAGATCCGCAAGCTCGCCGAGGGCTCTGCCCGGAACGCATCCAATATTGCCAGGGTGCTGAAGGAAGTGGTGAACAATATCACCAAAGGTCATGAATCGGGAAACAGTACCCTCAATGCCTTCATGAGAGTCCAGCAGGAAGTTGAAAGCACCACCGCATCCTTCACCGAGATCGTCCAGAGGACCCAGGAACTGAGCAGCGGCAGTTCGGAAATCCAGCACAGCCTGCAGGGCCTGAGCGATCTGACCAGAGATGTGCGTCAGGGCAGCGATGATATCAGCGAATCCCAGCAGGTGGTGCAGAATCATATTGCCGCAACCGGGGAACGGATCGGAGGCATTGTGGAAGATCTGGATGTAATCTCACGGGGGAACAAAGAAATTGAGGCTGCAATCAACCATATCAGTGCCATTGCAGCGGACCTGAAGCGTCTGAACCACGATCTGGAAAACCTGGGGTAA